A window of Egibacteraceae bacterium genomic DNA:
GCACCGCGCATCGCCCGCTAGTCAGCTGAGGGGCGAGGACGGCCCCATCCCGGCGCGGGCGGCGCGCTCGGCGCAGGCTCCGCCTCGGTGGACGGAGCCCCAGCCGGCACCGGTCCGGGCTGGCGCGGCTTCTGACGACCCGGCTGGGCGTACTCCTCGGTCGGCTGGGTGGGCGCGGGCGCGTCCGTGTCCCCGCCCGGGTCGGCGGGGACCGGCTCGTTCCCGTCCGGCGGCGGAGCCGTGGCCTCCGGGGAGGGGGTCGCGGCCGCGGGCGCGGGGGGCGCGGCGGTGATGGCCTCGGGAGTCGGCGTCGGGGCAGGTGGCACCCGCGGTGTGGGGGGCGCCGTCACCGGCGGGGGGCTGAGCGCGACGGTCTCGCTGCTCTGCCCGCCTCCTGCGTCCGCGTCCCCCGCCTCGGCGTCCCGCGGCGCCGCGTCCGGTGCCTGCGCGTCCGGGGCGCTCCCACCCTCGCCGCTGCGGCCCGCCGTGCCCGTCTCGCCCGTCGCCTGGTCGCGGCTGTCGACAGGCGCGCGCGCGGGAGGCGGCGAAGCCGGGTCCTCGGGCGCACGGTCGGCGTCGGTGCGCGGCCCGGCTTGCGCGGCGGGGCCCGTCGGGCCGAATGCGAGCTCGGCGCTCCCAGCGGTCACCTGCGAGCGCAGGGCAAGCGCCCTGTCCGCGGTCTGCCCGCCCGGGCGCTCGGCCTCATCGAGGGCGGCGAACGTCTGGCCCAGCAAGCTGGGCACCATGTCAGGGCGGTCCTCGACGACCTGCTGCGCCTCCGCCCAGCGGGTGCGGGCGATCGTCAGGTGCATGCGCGCATCCGCCGCCGGGGTGAGGGCCAGGACCAGGCGGATCTCCTCGGTCCCCCGCTTGATCGCATACAGCGCATCCCCGGGCAACGCACCGGCGCTCGCGGCGATCGCGCCACCCCCGGTCCCGATCAGCATGAGGCTCGCCAGGGCGGCCACGACGGTCCGGCGAGCGCGGGCAGCACGCCGGGACCGTCGCAACGACCTCGCCGCCCGGTCGACGGCCCACAGCTGGCGGGCAGCCGTGTCGAGGCCCACCTTGCGGGCGTAGGCGCGCCGCAGCAGCTCCGCGATCGCGGAGTCCCTGTCGTCGTCGAAGGCGCGCATCCCGTCGGCCCGATCGTGTCGTCCCATCCTAAGACGCCTCACCGCGCGCTGGTGGTACGGCCTGGTCGGCCTCCTCGTCGAGCAGCCGGGCCAGCGCGCGCTCACCGCGGTGCTGCAGGCTGCGGACCGCACCGTCGCTCTTGCTCAGCACACGGCCGGTCTCCGAGGCGCTCAACCCACCCACGTAGCGCAGCAGCAGGACCTGGCGCTGGTCCTCCGACAGCTCGGCCATCGTCTTTCGGACCCGGCGGCTGATGTCGCCCGCCACGGCGGAGTCCTCAGGCCCGCGGTGGCTGTCGGCCACCTCGAGCGTCCAGACGTCGTCGCAGAGATCCTCGGCGCGGCGCTGGACCTTGCGCAGGTGGTCCAGGGCGTTGAAGTGCGCCGCGCGGAAGAGCCAGACCTTGATCGCCGCCGCGCCCCCCCGGATGGTGTGGCCGTGCTGCAGCAGCTCCAGGAAGGTCGCCTCCAACAAGTCCTCCGCGG
This region includes:
- a CDS encoding DUF5667 domain-containing protein — protein: MGRHDRADGMRAFDDDRDSAIAELLRRAYARKVGLDTAARQLWAVDRAARSLRRSRRAARARRTVVAALASLMLIGTGGGAIAASAGALPGDALYAIKRGTEEIRLVLALTPAADARMHLTIARTRWAEAQQVVEDRPDMVPSLLGQTFAALDEAERPGGQTADRALALRSQVTAGSAELAFGPTGPAAQAGPRTDADRAPEDPASPPPARAPVDSRDQATGETGTAGRSGEGGSAPDAQAPDAAPRDAEAGDADAGGGQSSETVALSPPPVTAPPTPRVPPAPTPTPEAITAAPPAPAAATPSPEATAPPPDGNEPVPADPGGDTDAPAPTQPTEEYAQPGRQKPRQPGPVPAGAPSTEAEPAPSAPPAPGWGRPRPSAD
- a CDS encoding RNA polymerase sigma factor, producing the protein MYVVLADRLVGYLMARVPDRATAEDLLEATFLELLQHGHTIRGGAAAIKVWLFRAAHFNALDHLRKVQRRAEDLCDDVWTLEVADSHRGPEDSAVAGDISRRVRKTMAELSEDQRQVLLLRYVGGLSASETGRVLSKSDGAVRSLQHRGERALARLLDEEADQAVPPARGEAS